One genomic segment of Paenibacillus durus includes these proteins:
- a CDS encoding transposase — MPTSRRTFTPEEKARIVLEILREEKSISQLASEEGIHPNVLNRWKNEATQNLAQLFVDDRKGITKMKKEYEQQIEDLYAEVGKLTTQLSWLKKKSGR, encoded by the coding sequence GTGCCAACATCAAGACGAACATTCACGCCGGAAGAAAAAGCACGAATTGTACTGGAGATTCTAAGAGAAGAAAAGTCCATTTCGCAGCTGGCTTCGGAAGAAGGAATCCATCCCAATGTGTTAAATCGCTGGAAGAATGAAGCGACTCAAAATCTGGCTCAGCTCTTTGTAGACGACCGGAAAGGGATCACGAAGATGAAAAAAGAATACGAGCAGCAGATCGAAGACCTCTACGCCGAAGTGGGTAAACTGACCACCCAATTGTCGTGGCTCAAAAAAAAATCTGGCCGATAA
- a CDS encoding IS3 family transposase — MLLVEYGNAELSIQTQADLLSLNRSSLYYKPVPPSPEEIRLKHRIDELYTRHSFMGYRTIAAIMNREGDAIHPNTVRRYMREMGIMAIFPGPNLSKRDLQHRIYPYLLRKLPITAPDQVWSVDITYIRMKQGWMYLYAVMDWYSRFIVDWQLDQSLEIDFVLETMKRALARRVPSIVNSDQGSHFTSPKYCYC, encoded by the coding sequence TTGCTCCTCGTCGAGTATGGGAACGCTGAACTTTCCATTCAAACGCAGGCGGACTTGCTCAGCCTGAATCGTTCCAGCCTGTATTACAAGCCGGTCCCTCCCTCCCCGGAGGAAATTCGCCTCAAGCACCGGATTGACGAGCTTTACACCCGCCATTCGTTTATGGGTTACCGGACGATTGCGGCCATCATGAACCGGGAAGGGGATGCTATTCATCCCAACACCGTACGGCGGTATATGCGGGAAATGGGGATCATGGCGATCTTCCCCGGTCCTAACCTGAGTAAGCGAGACCTACAGCACCGGATCTACCCGTACCTGCTGCGTAAGCTGCCGATTACAGCGCCGGATCAGGTCTGGAGTGTCGATATTACCTATATCCGCATGAAACAGGGCTGGATGTATCTGTATGCCGTCATGGACTGGTATTCGCGCTTCATTGTGGACTGGCAACTGGATCAAAGTCTGGAAATTGACTTTGTCCTGGAAACCATGAAACGCGCCTTGGCCCGTCGTGTTCCGTCCATCGTGAACAGCGACCAGGGCAGCCACTTCACCAGTCCCAAGTACTGTTACTGCTAA
- a CDS encoding ExeA family protein translates to MFESFYELHRAPFSRDLAVDELYASASQEEMLGRLAYVAERQWFAVLTGDCGTGKTTTIRRLAKELDEARFKLLYLSDSKLTPRHFYKGLLEQLGCESKFYRGDAKRQLHREIELMRGIHRLQPVVVVDEAHLLDREMLEELRFLLNLKMDSQSPMALILVGQSELWDRLGLQAYAAIRQRIDMQCYLPHMDRAEVGAYMKRHLSAAGAEHELFTEAAMDEIYRFSSGAARLVNKLCTHALIYGAQNKHRIVDDHMVKRVIQGELS, encoded by the coding sequence ATGTTTGAGTCCTTCTACGAGTTGCACCGTGCTCCGTTCTCCAGAGATCTTGCGGTAGACGAGTTATATGCGTCTGCGTCGCAGGAAGAAATGCTCGGGCGTCTGGCCTATGTCGCGGAACGCCAGTGGTTTGCCGTGCTCACAGGGGACTGCGGGACCGGGAAAACGACTACGATCCGGCGGTTAGCCAAGGAACTGGACGAGGCGCGCTTTAAGCTACTCTACCTGTCCGATTCGAAACTGACCCCGCGCCACTTCTACAAAGGGCTGCTGGAGCAGCTCGGCTGTGAGTCGAAATTTTACCGGGGGGATGCAAAACGGCAGTTACACCGGGAGATTGAACTCATGCGTGGGATTCACCGGCTACAGCCCGTGGTCGTGGTCGATGAAGCCCATCTGCTGGACCGGGAGATGCTGGAGGAACTGCGATTTCTACTAAATCTGAAAATGGATTCACAGAGTCCGATGGCCCTGATTCTGGTGGGGCAAAGCGAACTGTGGGACCGGCTGGGGCTGCAAGCCTATGCGGCGATCCGCCAGCGAATTGATATGCAGTGTTATCTTCCGCATATGGACCGGGCGGAAGTGGGGGCCTATATGAAGAGGCATCTGAGTGCAGCAGGTGCCGAGCATGAACTGTTTACGGAGGCGGCGATGGATGAAATCTACCGTTTTTCCAGCGGAGCCGCCCGGCTGGTGAACAAGCTCTGTACCCACGCGTTGATCTACGGCGCACAGAACAAGCACCGGATTGTGGACGACCATATGGTAAAGCGCGTGATCCAGGGAGAATTGTCATGA
- a CDS encoding DDE-type integrase/transposase/recombinase, whose protein sequence is MKDQKKAEALAAERMQLLAPLLAEGLDPAKAREMKAQICKQTGLSERTLRRYLASYRSEGFTGLKPKGKGRQPSEEILPTAVLEQAILLRREVPGRSVAQLIQILEWEGRISPGQIKRSTLQERLTACGYSSRHLRMYAESGVAARRFQQRHRNQLWQSDLKYGPYLPLGESGTMKQVYLVVFIDDATRFILHGEFVPVMDQRLVESAFRQAIQKYGVPEAVYFDNGKQYRTQAMTRICSKLGTRLLYAKPYSPESKGKVERFNQIVDSFLSEVALEKPKTLEQLNERFEVWLSECYQHKPHSALPDKQSPETAFRSDKKALRFMDPDTLADAFLHSEKRKVDKSGCISFMNRKYEVGLTVIGCTVEVVYDPADPTELTIEYEGRAPWRVREMEIGQRAGTRPALPEHLGASMTDTSRLLEAAEQRHQQRKQREAPAVTYRRVQAEDGHV, encoded by the coding sequence ATGAAAGACCAAAAGAAAGCCGAAGCCCTCGCCGCAGAGCGGATGCAGCTTCTCGCTCCCCTGCTTGCCGAAGGGCTGGACCCGGCCAAAGCCCGGGAGATGAAAGCGCAGATTTGTAAGCAAACCGGACTCTCCGAACGTACCTTGCGCCGGTATTTGGCGAGTTACCGGAGCGAAGGATTTACCGGCCTGAAGCCCAAAGGCAAAGGGCGGCAGCCCTCCGAAGAGATTCTTCCTACCGCCGTGCTCGAGCAAGCGATTCTCTTGCGCCGGGAGGTCCCCGGCCGCAGCGTCGCACAGCTCATTCAGATTTTAGAATGGGAAGGGCGGATTTCGCCGGGCCAAATTAAGCGTAGTACCCTGCAGGAGAGACTGACTGCCTGTGGCTACAGCTCGCGCCATCTGCGGATGTACGCCGAATCCGGGGTTGCCGCCAGACGCTTCCAGCAGCGCCACCGGAACCAGCTGTGGCAGTCAGACCTCAAATACGGACCGTATTTGCCCCTTGGCGAAAGCGGGACGATGAAACAGGTGTATCTGGTCGTGTTCATTGACGACGCTACAAGGTTTATTCTGCATGGGGAGTTTGTGCCGGTCATGGACCAGCGGCTGGTCGAATCGGCGTTTCGCCAAGCGATCCAGAAGTATGGGGTACCAGAAGCGGTCTATTTTGACAACGGCAAGCAGTACCGTACCCAAGCCATGACCCGGATATGTTCCAAGCTCGGAACCCGGCTGCTCTATGCGAAGCCCTACTCGCCTGAATCCAAAGGCAAGGTCGAACGGTTTAACCAAATCGTCGATTCGTTTCTGAGCGAAGTCGCCTTGGAGAAGCCGAAGACACTCGAGCAGTTGAATGAGCGCTTCGAGGTATGGCTCTCGGAGTGCTACCAGCACAAGCCCCACTCCGCCCTGCCGGACAAGCAAAGCCCGGAAACGGCGTTTCGGAGTGACAAGAAAGCGCTGCGGTTCATGGACCCGGATACCTTGGCGGACGCGTTCTTGCATAGTGAAAAGCGGAAGGTCGACAAGTCGGGCTGCATTAGCTTCATGAACCGAAAGTACGAAGTGGGCCTGACGGTCATTGGCTGTACGGTCGAGGTGGTTTATGACCCGGCAGACCCCACGGAACTGACGATTGAGTATGAGGGACGAGCGCCGTGGCGGGTGCGCGAGATGGAAATCGGTCAGCGGGCGGGAACCCGTCCGGCGTTGCCGGAGCACCTGGGCGCATCTATGACCGACACGTCGAGACTGCTGGAGGCGGCAGAGCAGCGACACCAGCAGCGCAAACAGCGGGAAGCACCTGCGGTGACGTACCGCAGAGTGCAGGCGGAGGATGGCCATGTTTGA
- a CDS encoding DUF6431 domain-containing protein, with translation MKRSLVFFVRGAEEVPCPCCTENLEIIGSRERKVRGGGGELRQLVIRRLRCAGCRRIHHELPDLLIPYKRYDSRCIEQAVTEPEASVTACAETSTLRRWKVWFRVLSIYFILVLQALEARMSGLAPGSPEASDHLRMTSAPAFRQQGPGWLARLVRPVANAHLWVHTRFAYLSAPALR, from the coding sequence TTGAAAAGATCCCTGGTGTTTTTCGTCAGGGGTGCGGAGGAGGTGCCCTGCCCGTGCTGCACAGAGAACCTGGAGATTATCGGTAGCCGGGAGCGGAAGGTCCGGGGTGGGGGTGGTGAGCTGCGCCAACTGGTGATTCGCAGACTCCGGTGTGCGGGATGCCGCAGGATTCACCATGAGCTCCCGGATCTACTCATTCCCTATAAACGGTACGATTCCCGTTGTATCGAACAGGCGGTCACGGAGCCGGAGGCGTCCGTGACCGCCTGCGCGGAAACCTCTACGTTACGGCGTTGGAAGGTCTGGTTTCGCGTGCTCTCTATCTACTTCATCCTCGTTCTGCAGGCGCTGGAGGCTCGGATGTCCGGCCTCGCTCCCGGGTCCCCCGAAGCTTCGGATCACCTGCGTATGACCTCCGCCCCCGCCTTTCGTCAGCAAGGACCCGGCTGGCTGGCCAGACTTGTCCGCCCCGTCGCAAACGCTCATTTGTGGGTACATACCCGTTTTGCCTATCTGTCCGCCCCGGCTCTACGGTAG
- a CDS encoding NUDIX hydrolase — MPPSKTVLVVSVSILRDGKVLMIKENKPSVRDMWNFPSGRIEPGEDIPEAARREVKEETGYEVRLTAATGIYNFVSSMGDQVILFHFTGEIYGATRCQDRDLNIFKV, encoded by the coding sequence ATGCCACCATCAAAAACAGTTCTGGTCGTTAGCGTATCGATCCTGCGGGACGGGAAGGTGCTGATGATCAAGGAAAATAAACCGTCCGTCCGGGATATGTGGAATTTTCCATCTGGCCGGATCGAGCCGGGAGAAGATATTCCGGAGGCCGCGCGGCGTGAGGTCAAAGAGGAAACCGGATATGAGGTCAGGCTTACAGCGGCGACGGGGATCTATAATTTTGTCAGCAGCATGGGTGATCAGGTTATTTTGTTTCATTTTACCGGGGAAATTTATGGTGCTACAAGATGTCAAGACAGAGATTTGAATATATTTAAGGTGTGA